A single Anatilimnocola floriformis DNA region contains:
- the rho gene encoding transcription termination factor Rho, which produces MGKKKFRPRGSGGRGGQGGGYSGYRDRDGYGGGGGGGGHYGGGQGGGNGYGGGGGGRPRRRRRPQGQGGPGGPGQGPVGEGGERRPEDEFAQNGEVPFGGEAAPDGGFQGAGANGGPSGNLYPNPPAVEQVLEQGSGLLEMHPNGYGFLRGVENMYSRERSDPFVPGTMIERFGLREGVIIKGTVQPARKQQGPRLREITEVDGMEPEEYLKVKNFDQKTPINPDKWFYLETGATPLTTRVMDLLTPLGRGQRALIVAPPRSGKTILLQHASAAMTQNFPDVKQFILLIDERPEEVTDMKRNVKGEVVASSLDNDIESHVRLAQIVIERCKRLAEMGQDVFVLLDSITRLARAFNKYVGNKRGDGIQSGGLGTRAMDIPKKLFATARAFEEGGSVTIMGTALIETNSKMDDAIFQEFKGTGNMELVLDRKLAERRVFPAIDVQQSGTRREELLLPPDLLHAITMLRRTLSSMNPVDAMEQLTKQLGRYKTNAEFIQLISKARD; this is translated from the coding sequence ATGGGTAAGAAGAAGTTCCGTCCCCGAGGTTCGGGTGGCCGAGGCGGCCAAGGCGGCGGCTACAGTGGGTATCGCGATCGCGATGGCTACGGTGGCGGCGGAGGGGGCGGTGGACACTACGGTGGTGGTCAAGGCGGCGGCAATGGCTACGGTGGCGGCGGCGGTGGCCGACCGCGTCGTCGTCGGCGCCCGCAAGGCCAAGGCGGCCCCGGTGGTCCGGGCCAGGGGCCTGTCGGTGAGGGCGGCGAGCGCCGGCCGGAAGATGAATTCGCCCAGAATGGCGAAGTCCCCTTCGGCGGCGAAGCAGCTCCCGATGGCGGCTTCCAGGGTGCGGGCGCCAATGGCGGGCCGAGCGGCAATCTCTATCCCAATCCTCCTGCGGTCGAACAAGTTCTTGAGCAAGGTTCTGGCCTGCTCGAGATGCACCCGAACGGCTACGGCTTTCTGCGTGGCGTCGAGAACATGTACTCCCGCGAACGCAGCGATCCATTTGTGCCTGGCACGATGATCGAGCGCTTCGGTCTTCGCGAAGGTGTGATCATCAAAGGCACCGTGCAGCCAGCTCGCAAGCAGCAAGGCCCACGACTGCGCGAGATCACCGAAGTCGACGGCATGGAGCCGGAAGAGTATCTCAAGGTCAAAAACTTCGACCAAAAGACGCCGATCAATCCCGACAAGTGGTTCTATCTCGAGACTGGCGCCACGCCGCTTACCACGCGGGTGATGGACTTGCTCACTCCGCTCGGCCGCGGGCAACGCGCACTGATCGTCGCTCCGCCCCGCAGCGGTAAGACGATTCTGCTGCAACATGCCAGCGCTGCGATGACGCAAAACTTCCCCGACGTGAAGCAGTTCATTCTGCTGATTGACGAACGGCCGGAAGAAGTCACCGATATGAAGCGGAACGTGAAGGGTGAAGTTGTCGCGAGCAGTCTCGACAACGACATCGAAAGTCACGTTCGTCTGGCTCAGATCGTCATCGAGCGCTGCAAGCGACTCGCCGAAATGGGGCAAGACGTCTTCGTGTTGCTCGATTCGATCACGCGTCTGGCGCGAGCGTTCAACAAGTACGTCGGCAACAAGCGGGGCGACGGCATTCAATCGGGCGGTCTCGGTACTCGCGCGATGGACATTCCGAAGAAGCTCTTTGCGACGGCTCGTGCGTTCGAAGAAGGGGGCTCGGTCACCATCATGGGAACCGCGCTCATCGAAACGAACAGCAAGATGGACGACGCGATCTTTCAGGAGTTCAAAGGCACGGGCAACATGGAACTGGTCCTCGATCGCAAGCTCGCTGAGCGCCGGGTCTTCCCCGCGATCGACGTGCAGCAATCGGGCACCCGCCGTGAAGAACTGCTGCTGCCGCCGGACTTGCTCCACGCCATCACCATGCTTCGCCGTACCCTGTCGTCGATGAATCCTGTCGATGCCATGGAGCAGCTGACCAAGCAACTCGGCCGGTATAAGACCAATGCTGAGTTTATTCAGTTGATCAGCAAGGCGAGGGATTAG
- a CDS encoding ATP-grasp domain-containing protein, with translation MLHGGLVDRGVRLVTTPEQFEQTQLFGQFFPRIRDISLPAVTSTSLDPSEVRRQASAMSAPPYFLKDYVKSAKEIWPRGCVVPRPGTLKQFAQTIAELREYRADRFETGLVVRPLVRLRSLGLDPFGEECCEEYRMIFLCGKRVFSEPYGYYGGSFTDFARFDKLGECFSSPFFMADCAVTESGECFLLETGDGGCCGLPPGLDCRDFYRSLAERFG, from the coding sequence ATGCTTCACGGCGGTCTCGTGGATCGCGGCGTTCGGCTCGTCACAACGCCGGAGCAGTTCGAGCAAACGCAACTTTTTGGTCAGTTCTTCCCGCGTATCCGCGACATTTCGCTGCCTGCGGTTACGTCGACGTCGCTCGATCCAAGCGAAGTTCGCAGGCAGGCCAGCGCAATGTCTGCGCCACCGTATTTCCTCAAAGACTACGTCAAATCAGCCAAAGAAATCTGGCCGCGAGGATGTGTTGTTCCGCGGCCGGGAACCCTCAAGCAGTTTGCGCAGACGATCGCCGAGTTGCGTGAGTACCGCGCCGATCGTTTCGAAACGGGGTTAGTTGTTCGGCCACTCGTGCGACTCCGTTCTCTCGGGCTCGATCCCTTTGGCGAAGAGTGCTGCGAGGAATACCGAATGATTTTCCTCTGCGGCAAACGAGTCTTCAGTGAGCCCTACGGATATTATGGCGGTTCGTTCACGGATTTCGCACGGTTCGACAAATTGGGAGAGTGTTTTTCATCTCCCTTCTTCATGGCCGACTGCGCGGTTACAGAGAGTGGCGAATGTTTTTTGCTCGAGACGGGCGACGGCGGCTGTTGCGGGCTGCCACCGGGCTTGGATTGCCGTGATTTCTATCGCTCGTTAGCTGAGCGATTCGGTTGA
- the ccsA gene encoding cytochrome c biogenesis protein CcsA translates to MSVAASKPVLADGLDSGRPMSTAAWFDWFLAPLASQKIAVAMFAYGIFVVLVGTLAQVDKDIWQVVPEYFRAWIMRVDINVFFPPSFFPNWKRINLPPIPMPGGMFVGVTMILNMLFAHARWVLQLKTKMSLVIGGLGLIAFGWLITLLLILAGHNSAGFQTNPPFSWDQFWIASQVTLIGVWVSAVFCYFWFALQPIFRSPKVTMLRGVLVAIFGFLLAGLSFGVWYVLFQMDNPGAEGLRIVWQLLKGTFAGVILLPGCWLLFQKRGGIVLLHQGMLLLMLNELFVARYAVEYNMALTEGQTANYLRDIRSTELALIDRSGKEKDEHFVVPMQDLLANAELNDEILHLTRTGSAALDLRLTNEQLAEVAKKANALTPIPDPNNTLPVKVFVLQYVRNADLRKLKADENSLATQGIGKKQTIVPRSAAKGTDSEGSVDLGAAYVRFTDKKSNTDLGTYLIAQAITETDDPAALETVDVSGKPYLAALRFKRQFLPFTVQLKDVKKDDYVASNTPRNYSSDVLVKDPTNGVDSTVHIKMNDPLRYSGMTLYQSNYARLPSGVEHSTLAVVQNVGWMIPYVALMIITVGMIAHFLSTLIRFLRRRENEEIAAGDIIVADVVQPQTAKLANQRKAKANEIKPLLKAPHEVNWTGILLAVAASTIIFAMFLGMALRSKSSRTPQLDYEAFGKLAVAGNGRVMPFDSHVRNMLLQFRQRETAKTREGQTISVTQWFLDLISGSPATASHLVFKIDNPEVQKVFELDEKRQGHVYSTAELFPKIQEFENQVRAARQKPKEELTVTQRKLMLMDGQLTQYMTLVRAFNPPQLPPLPEQGDAPDMVQRKILAFKQAMMESSEMLEQAKPPLAIPLPNAATDKTTEAKWQSFHNAWIVWFLQTNVQNQPGDPATEAFINIIQAYRKHSVPRDAWQADKLELTELGSKKGIAARKKRLEEDLDLLKRSSERQRNTAEEIQDVEKQIKQLDDVAFVARRLKELPNEIKLKEKEVTETIEPFNLAVSRFDSAVERTHPPEYNRRKIDLEVWMNRVSPFYVGMQLYIVAFLLAVFGWLIPSRSCNWAAFTLVFLTFVLHTAALAMRIYISGRPPVTNLYSSAVFIGWFAVLVGMVIELVFRIGLGNLVSTIAGFATLIIAYFLGMSGDTIGVMQAVLDTQFWLATHVVCITVGYASTFLAGFLGVLYVVLGVCTPGLTSDFRRICARMIYGVVCFAMFFSFVGTVLGGLWADDSWGRFWGWDPKENGALIIVLWNALILHAKWDKMVGERGLALLAIGGNIVTAWSWFGVNELGVGLHSYGFTEGVLRTLLVFVASQLALITLGAGLPLHMWWSVRSEEQHRGALGSLKRA, encoded by the coding sequence ATGTCGGTTGCTGCTTCCAAACCTGTTCTCGCTGATGGCCTCGATTCCGGTCGGCCGATGTCGACGGCTGCCTGGTTCGATTGGTTCCTCGCGCCGCTGGCTTCGCAAAAGATCGCGGTCGCGATGTTTGCGTACGGCATCTTCGTGGTGCTCGTCGGCACGCTCGCGCAGGTCGACAAAGACATCTGGCAGGTCGTGCCGGAATACTTTCGCGCGTGGATCATGCGCGTCGACATCAACGTCTTCTTTCCGCCCTCGTTCTTCCCCAACTGGAAGCGAATCAACCTCCCGCCGATTCCCATGCCGGGCGGCATGTTCGTGGGCGTGACGATGATTCTGAATATGCTGTTTGCCCATGCACGCTGGGTGCTGCAGCTGAAGACCAAAATGTCGCTGGTCATCGGCGGCTTGGGGCTGATCGCATTCGGCTGGTTGATCACGCTGCTGCTGATTCTGGCCGGGCACAATAGCGCCGGCTTTCAAACCAATCCGCCGTTCTCTTGGGATCAGTTCTGGATTGCTTCGCAAGTGACGCTGATCGGCGTTTGGGTGTCGGCGGTGTTTTGCTATTTCTGGTTCGCGCTGCAGCCGATCTTTCGTTCGCCAAAAGTGACGATGCTGCGCGGCGTGCTGGTGGCGATCTTTGGATTTTTGCTCGCTGGGCTGTCGTTCGGTGTGTGGTATGTGCTGTTTCAAATGGACAATCCTGGCGCCGAAGGGCTGCGGATTGTGTGGCAGCTTTTGAAGGGAACTTTCGCCGGCGTGATTTTGCTCCCCGGCTGCTGGCTGCTGTTTCAAAAGCGGGGCGGCATCGTGCTGCTGCATCAGGGCATGTTGCTGTTGATGCTCAACGAGCTGTTCGTCGCGCGATATGCCGTCGAATACAACATGGCCCTCACCGAGGGACAAACTGCGAACTATCTGCGCGATATTCGTTCTACCGAGCTCGCCCTGATCGACCGGAGTGGTAAGGAGAAGGACGAGCACTTTGTCGTGCCGATGCAAGATTTGCTGGCCAATGCCGAGCTTAACGACGAAATACTGCACCTAACGAGGACGGGCAGCGCTGCTCTCGATTTACGCTTAACCAATGAGCAGCTCGCGGAGGTTGCAAAGAAAGCAAATGCACTCACTCCAATTCCTGATCCGAACAACACACTGCCCGTCAAAGTGTTTGTCTTGCAGTACGTCCGGAATGCAGACCTGCGAAAGCTAAAAGCCGACGAAAATTCACTTGCGACGCAAGGCATCGGCAAAAAGCAAACGATTGTTCCGCGCTCGGCGGCGAAAGGTACTGATTCGGAAGGCTCGGTCGATCTGGGAGCTGCTTATGTGCGCTTCACCGACAAAAAGAGCAATACAGATCTCGGAACCTACTTGATCGCACAAGCCATCACCGAGACCGATGATCCCGCTGCGCTCGAAACGGTCGACGTCTCGGGCAAGCCGTATCTGGCTGCGCTCCGCTTCAAGCGGCAGTTCCTGCCCTTCACCGTACAGCTCAAGGATGTGAAGAAAGACGATTACGTCGCGTCAAATACGCCGCGGAATTACTCGTCCGACGTGCTCGTGAAGGACCCGACCAACGGCGTCGATTCGACCGTGCATATCAAGATGAACGACCCGCTTCGCTACAGCGGGATGACGCTCTATCAAAGCAACTATGCTCGCCTGCCGAGCGGTGTGGAGCACAGCACGCTGGCGGTGGTGCAAAACGTCGGTTGGATGATTCCATACGTCGCTCTAATGATCATTACGGTGGGGATGATTGCTCACTTCCTCTCCACGCTGATTCGTTTTCTTCGCCGCCGAGAGAATGAAGAAATTGCAGCCGGCGACATCATTGTCGCCGATGTGGTGCAGCCGCAGACAGCGAAGCTCGCCAATCAACGCAAGGCGAAAGCCAACGAGATCAAGCCGCTGCTGAAGGCTCCGCACGAAGTCAATTGGACCGGCATTCTGCTGGCCGTTGCGGCTTCGACAATCATCTTCGCGATGTTCCTTGGCATGGCCCTGCGCAGCAAGTCATCGCGCACGCCGCAGCTCGATTACGAAGCATTCGGCAAGCTCGCCGTTGCTGGCAACGGCCGCGTGATGCCGTTTGACTCGCACGTACGCAACATGCTGCTGCAGTTCCGCCAGCGTGAAACGGCCAAGACGCGCGAAGGACAAACGATTTCTGTCACGCAGTGGTTCCTCGATCTGATCAGCGGCTCGCCGGCCACCGCCTCGCATTTGGTCTTCAAAATCGACAATCCGGAAGTGCAAAAAGTCTTCGAGCTCGACGAGAAGCGCCAAGGGCACGTTTACTCCACCGCGGAGCTCTTTCCCAAGATCCAGGAATTCGAAAACCAAGTGCGTGCTGCCCGGCAAAAGCCCAAAGAAGAACTGACCGTCACGCAGCGCAAGCTGATGCTGATGGACGGTCAGCTGACGCAGTACATGACACTGGTGCGGGCCTTCAATCCGCCGCAGCTGCCGCCATTGCCTGAGCAAGGCGATGCGCCGGACATGGTGCAGCGAAAAATCCTCGCTTTCAAACAGGCGATGATGGAAAGCAGCGAAATGCTGGAGCAAGCCAAGCCGCCGTTGGCGATTCCGCTGCCCAATGCGGCCACTGATAAAACCACCGAAGCCAAGTGGCAGTCGTTCCACAACGCCTGGATCGTTTGGTTCCTGCAGACCAACGTACAGAACCAGCCTGGCGATCCTGCCACCGAGGCCTTCATCAATATCATTCAGGCCTATCGCAAGCATTCCGTTCCGCGTGATGCATGGCAGGCCGACAAGTTGGAACTGACCGAACTGGGAAGCAAAAAGGGAATTGCGGCCCGGAAAAAGCGCCTCGAGGAAGATCTCGATTTGCTGAAGCGTTCATCCGAACGTCAACGAAATACTGCCGAAGAAATTCAGGACGTCGAGAAGCAAATCAAGCAGCTTGATGACGTGGCCTTCGTCGCCCGGCGACTGAAGGAACTGCCGAATGAAATCAAGCTGAAGGAAAAAGAAGTTACTGAAACGATCGAGCCGTTCAATCTCGCGGTCAGCCGGTTCGACTCCGCCGTTGAGCGAACGCATCCGCCGGAATACAACCGTCGCAAGATCGATCTCGAAGTCTGGATGAACCGCGTATCGCCGTTCTACGTCGGCATGCAGCTTTACATCGTGGCGTTTCTGCTGGCTGTGTTCGGCTGGCTGATTCCGTCGCGCTCGTGCAACTGGGCAGCCTTCACGCTGGTGTTTTTGACCTTCGTGCTGCACACGGCAGCACTGGCCATGCGGATCTACATTTCCGGTCGGCCGCCGGTAACCAATCTATATTCCTCCGCGGTCTTCATCGGTTGGTTCGCCGTGCTGGTCGGCATGGTGATCGAGTTGGTCTTCCGCATCGGCCTGGGGAACCTGGTCTCGACGATCGCGGGCTTTGCCACGCTGATCATCGCGTACTTCCTGGGCATGAGCGGTGACACCATCGGCGTGATGCAAGCCGTGCTCGATACGCAGTTCTGGCTGGCGACGCACGTAGTGTGCATCACAGTCGGCTACGCGTCGACCTTCTTGGCAGGCTTCCTCGGCGTGCTGTATGTCGTGCTCGGCGTGTGTACGCCCGGCCTGACGTCGGACTTCCGGCGGATTTGCGCCCGCATGATTTATGGCGTGGTGTGCTTCGCGATGTTCTTCAGCTTTGTCGGCACGGTGCTCGGCGGTCTGTGGGCCGACGATTCCTGGGGCCGGTTCTGGGGCTGGGATCCGAAGGAAAACGGCGCGCTAATCATCGTCCTGTGGAATGCTCTTATCCTGCACGCCAAGTGGGACAAGATGGTCGGCGAACGCGGCCTCGCCCTGCTCGCCATCGGCGGCAATATCGTCACGGCCTGGTCATGGTTCGGCGTGAACGAACTCGGCGTGGGCTTGCACTCTTACGGTTTCACCGAAGGAGTGCTGCGAACGCTGCTGGTGTTCGTCGCTTCGCAGCTCGCACTGATCACCCTGGGAGCCGGACTGCCGCTGCACATGTGGTGGAGCGTGAGGAGCGAAGAGCAACATCGCGGGGCGCTGGGCAGTTTGAAGCGGGCCTAG
- a CDS encoding PSD1 and planctomycete cytochrome C domain-containing protein, translating to MVFWLRHSLSCAFGILAVISGAALADEPKATPEQERFFEEKVRPVLATKCWECHGTKKQESGLRLDSRASILKGGDSGKPAALAGDADKSLMIEALHHRGDVQMPPETKLPEGEIAAITDWVKQGLPWPAGSASASLALTAVQRAAADRQSHWAYQPVSPPAVPANVGGYHTNGPLDAFVAAKLQAAKLTQSPEADRRTLLRRLSFDLIGLPATSEEVMAFEQDAAPDAYERQVDRLLASPQLGARWGRHWLDVARYADTRGYAFQKDRRYPYAYTYRDYVIDSMNRDLPYDQFIREQLAADQLQLGDNKKPLAALGFLTTGRRFNNRNDDIDDQIDAVTRGILGLTVACARCHDHKFDAIPAEDYYSLYGVFASIEEPNELPLIAQPQESEAFQAFEAELNKRRTTMNDFIAAKHRETIDKSRQQTADYLARIAAGDRNVLLEKLTFLSLDPKDLRQPLVDRWKKFLAERTTNNEHALWGLWQELLALKDTDFAAEAPKVIERFAQRPEGVEKGQFNPLLKAAITAEQPATRMDVPRIYGKLLVATLGPWKDAGSNDEAINKLDAAQQQLARVLVAKESPTDLPATDTRNFLNRADRNQLDGLQKKVQEFEASSPVAPPRAMVVYDKKQLYDPKVFIRGNQARPGKPVPRQFLLVMNSAEQRQPFKQGSGRKELADALVSPSNPLTARVLVNRVWMNHFGEPIVNTPSDFGIRTEAPPLQNALDWLAAELPTHGWSMKDLHRQIVTSAAYRQQSNDRADAHQIDPENRLLWRMNRRRLEWEPLRDNLLAVSGRLDLAIHGKSVELTKAPFPRRRSVYGSLDRQDVPNLFRVFDIASPDSSSPRRPRTTVPQQALFLMNSPFVVEQAQALAQRPEVTAAENNSDKIQSLYRLVFGRAADDEERKIAEQFLSSTPPAGEGVKLNPLEQLAQLLLLTNEFTYVD from the coding sequence ATGGTTTTCTGGTTGCGACATTCGTTGTCCTGCGCGTTTGGGATCCTGGCGGTGATCTCGGGCGCAGCTCTCGCCGATGAACCGAAGGCCACGCCTGAGCAAGAACGGTTCTTCGAAGAAAAAGTCCGTCCCGTCCTGGCCACCAAATGCTGGGAATGCCACGGCACCAAGAAACAGGAAAGTGGTCTGCGACTCGATTCGCGGGCCAGCATCCTGAAAGGCGGCGACAGCGGCAAGCCCGCCGCTCTGGCCGGCGATGCTGACAAGAGCCTGATGATCGAAGCGCTGCACCATCGCGGCGACGTGCAAATGCCGCCGGAAACAAAGCTGCCGGAAGGCGAGATTGCCGCGATCACTGATTGGGTGAAACAAGGTCTACCTTGGCCCGCCGGTTCTGCCTCAGCGAGCCTAGCACTGACTGCCGTCCAGCGAGCAGCCGCCGATCGGCAATCGCATTGGGCGTACCAACCTGTGTCGCCACCCGCGGTTCCTGCCAATGTCGGCGGCTATCACACCAACGGTCCTCTCGATGCATTCGTCGCCGCCAAGTTGCAAGCTGCCAAGCTCACACAGTCGCCCGAAGCCGATCGCCGCACACTGCTGCGTCGGTTATCGTTCGATCTCATCGGCCTGCCCGCGACCAGCGAAGAAGTAATGGCCTTTGAACAAGATGCCGCTCCCGATGCCTATGAACGCCAAGTCGATCGCCTGCTCGCTTCGCCGCAACTCGGCGCTCGCTGGGGTCGGCATTGGCTCGATGTTGCTCGCTATGCCGACACGCGCGGCTATGCGTTTCAAAAGGATCGCCGTTATCCGTATGCGTACACGTACCGCGATTACGTCATCGATTCGATGAATCGCGACTTGCCCTACGATCAATTCATCCGCGAGCAACTAGCCGCCGACCAACTGCAACTCGGCGACAACAAAAAGCCCCTCGCTGCGCTCGGCTTTCTGACAACGGGCCGCCGCTTCAACAACCGCAACGATGACATCGACGACCAGATCGATGCCGTGACCCGTGGCATTCTCGGCCTGACGGTTGCGTGCGCCCGCTGTCACGATCACAAGTTCGACGCGATCCCCGCCGAGGACTACTACTCGCTGTACGGTGTGTTTGCGAGCATCGAAGAACCCAACGAACTCCCCCTCATCGCCCAACCGCAGGAATCCGAAGCATTCCAGGCCTTCGAAGCCGAACTCAACAAACGCCGCACCACGATGAACGATTTCATCGCGGCCAAACATCGCGAAACCATCGACAAGTCGCGGCAACAAACGGCGGACTATCTCGCCCGAATCGCCGCCGGTGATCGCAACGTTTTGCTCGAGAAGCTGACGTTCCTCTCGCTCGATCCCAAGGATCTCCGCCAGCCGCTGGTCGATCGCTGGAAGAAGTTTCTCGCCGAGCGGACCACGAACAACGAGCACGCACTCTGGGGCTTGTGGCAGGAATTGCTCGCGCTGAAGGACACCGATTTCGCCGCCGAAGCGCCGAAGGTGATCGAACGTTTTGCGCAGCGCCCCGAGGGTGTCGAAAAAGGACAGTTCAATCCGCTGCTGAAGGCTGCAATCACGGCTGAGCAACCGGCGACGCGAATGGACGTGCCGCGGATCTACGGCAAGTTGCTCGTAGCGACCCTCGGTCCGTGGAAAGACGCCGGCAGCAATGACGAAGCGATCAATAAGCTCGATGCCGCTCAGCAGCAATTGGCCCGCGTGCTCGTCGCCAAAGAAAGCCCAACCGATTTGCCGGCGACTGACACACGCAACTTCCTGAATCGTGCCGATCGCAATCAGCTCGATGGCTTGCAGAAAAAAGTGCAAGAGTTCGAAGCCTCGTCCCCCGTCGCTCCGCCGCGAGCGATGGTGGTCTACGACAAAAAACAGCTTTACGATCCGAAGGTATTCATCCGCGGCAACCAGGCCCGCCCTGGCAAGCCAGTGCCGCGGCAGTTCCTGCTCGTCATGAATTCCGCCGAACAGCGTCAGCCGTTCAAGCAAGGGAGCGGCCGCAAAGAACTCGCCGATGCCCTGGTTTCGCCCAGCAATCCGCTCACCGCGCGCGTGCTGGTCAACCGCGTCTGGATGAATCACTTCGGCGAACCGATCGTCAACACACCGAGCGACTTCGGCATTCGTACCGAAGCGCCGCCGCTGCAAAACGCTCTCGATTGGCTCGCCGCCGAGTTGCCCACTCATGGTTGGTCGATGAAAGACCTCCACCGGCAGATCGTCACCTCGGCCGCTTATCGGCAACAAAGCAACGATCGCGCCGATGCCCACCAGATCGATCCCGAGAACCGCCTACTGTGGCGCATGAATCGCCGGCGCCTCGAATGGGAACCCCTTCGCGACAACCTGCTCGCTGTCTCTGGCCGGCTCGATCTCGCGATCCACGGCAAGAGCGTCGAACTCACCAAGGCCCCCTTCCCGCGCCGCCGCAGCGTCTACGGCAGCCTCGATCGCCAGGACGTGCCGAACCTGTTCCGTGTGTTCGACATCGCCAGCCCCGACTCCAGCAGCCCGCGTCGGCCGCGCACCACCGTTCCGCAGCAAGCCCTCTTCCTGATGAACAGCCCGTTCGTCGTCGAGCAAGCGCAAGCACTTGCTCAACGTCCGGAAGTGACAGCCGCCGAAAACAACTCCGATAAAATTCAATCGCTCTATCGCCTGGTCTTCGGCCGCGCGGCTGACGACGAAGAACGCAAGATCGCCGAACAATTCCTCAGTTCTACTCCGCCAGCCGGCGAAGGCGTGAAACTGAATCCACTCGAACAATTGGCTCAGCTGTTGTTGCTGACGAACGAGTTTACGTATGTCGATTAA
- a CDS encoding DUF1501 domain-containing protein, which produces MSINYSNDCSLTRRELLRRSGMGFAMLGLAGVMQDSGRLVNAAEENAGYQNPLAAKLPHFPVKAKRVIHIFCNGGPSHVDTFDPKPLLDKYNGKALPTTNLPTERKTGAAFASPYKFQKYGQSGIEVSEIFSHTAQHIDDIAVIRSMHADVPNHEPSLLLMNCGESRLVRPSMGSWLTYGLGTDNLNLPGFIAMVPGGYPIQETQNWQSAFLPGVYQGTYVNTQHAEIDKLIENVRNKWLPDSAQRQQLDALAALNKHHREQRGFDPALDSRIHSFELAYRMQREAAEAFDVNRETKQVLDSYGPGTQARQILIARRLIERGVRFVQVWHGEGQPWDNHDDIADNHRRLAGQTDKAIAALITDLKRLGLFEETLILWGGEFGRTPTVELPQAGANAGKINGRDHNHHGFTCWLAGGGVKGGQTYGATDEFGFKAVENPVHVHDLHATMLRLMGFDHEKLTYRYAGRDFRLTDVHGKVIQDLIA; this is translated from the coding sequence ATGTCGATTAATTACTCGAACGACTGTTCGCTCACCCGTCGTGAACTTCTCCGCCGCAGCGGCATGGGCTTCGCCATGCTCGGGCTAGCGGGCGTGATGCAGGACTCTGGCCGGCTCGTCAACGCGGCGGAAGAGAACGCCGGCTATCAAAATCCGCTCGCGGCGAAGTTGCCTCACTTCCCCGTGAAGGCCAAGCGGGTCATTCACATCTTCTGCAACGGCGGGCCGTCGCACGTCGATACGTTCGACCCCAAGCCACTGCTCGATAAATACAACGGCAAAGCCTTGCCGACCACGAATCTTCCCACCGAGCGGAAGACCGGCGCTGCCTTTGCCTCGCCCTACAAGTTTCAAAAGTACGGCCAGAGCGGCATCGAAGTCAGCGAGATTTTTTCGCACACCGCGCAGCACATCGACGACATCGCGGTCATTCGCTCGATGCATGCCGACGTGCCCAACCACGAGCCGTCGCTGCTGCTCATGAACTGCGGTGAATCGCGGCTCGTACGGCCGAGCATGGGTTCCTGGCTCACCTATGGCCTCGGTACGGACAATCTGAATCTGCCGGGCTTCATCGCGATGGTCCCCGGTGGCTATCCAATTCAAGAAACACAGAACTGGCAATCGGCATTTCTGCCGGGCGTGTATCAAGGAACCTACGTCAACACGCAGCATGCCGAGATCGACAAGCTCATCGAAAACGTCCGCAACAAATGGCTTCCCGACAGCGCTCAGCGGCAGCAACTCGATGCGCTCGCCGCGCTCAACAAGCATCATCGCGAACAGCGCGGTTTCGATCCGGCGCTCGACAGCCGCATTCACTCGTTCGAGCTCGCCTATCGCATGCAGCGCGAAGCAGCCGAAGCTTTTGACGTGAATCGCGAAACCAAACAAGTGCTAGATTCCTACGGCCCGGGCACTCAGGCCCGGCAGATCTTGATCGCGCGGCGGCTGATCGAGCGCGGCGTTCGCTTCGTGCAAGTCTGGCACGGCGAAGGGCAGCCTTGGGACAATCACGACGACATCGCCGACAATCACCGCCGCCTGGCCGGTCAAACCGACAAAGCGATCGCGGCCCTCATCACTGATCTCAAACGGCTCGGCCTATTCGAAGAAACGCTCATCCTTTGGGGCGGTGAATTCGGCCGCACACCAACCGTCGAACTGCCGCAAGCCGGCGCCAACGCAGGCAAGATCAACGGCCGCGACCATAACCACCACGGCTTTACCTGCTGGTTAGCCGGCGGCGGTGTGAAAGGCGGCCAGACCTACGGCGCAACCGACGAGTTCGGCTTCAAAGCCGTCGAAAATCCAGTGCATGTGCACGACCTGCACGCCACCATGCTCCGCCTGATGGGCTTCGACCATGAGAAGCTCACCTACCGCTACGCCGGCCGCGACTTCCGCTTGACGGACGTGCATGGCAAGGTGATTCAGGATTTGATTGCGTAG